The following coding sequences are from one Thermostichus vulcanus str. 'Rupite' window:
- a CDS encoding NAD(P)H-quinone oxidoreductase subunit N translates to MDIFAPTANLNAGAIWPEVVVTLTLLLVLVVDLVGGSSVRKSLPVLSILGLVGAWVTLVLQWQHPQPESFLGSFAADPISILFRSLVVGTALLTVMMAERYIAQSGAATGEFYVLLLTATVGGMFLSGATDLIMVFVALETLGIASYLMAGYTKKDPRSSEAALKYLLIGASSTAIFLYGMSLLYGLSGGQTHLEAIALHMGDSGLAGIIALVLCIGGIGFKLAAVPFHQWTPDVYEGSPTPVVAFLSVGSKAAGFALAVRFLATVFPAMTEEWHAVFSVLAILTMVLGNVVAITQTRLKRLLAYSSIGQAGFVMIGLVVGTEAGYASLIFYLLVYLVMNLGAFLCITLFSLKTGTDEINEYSGLYQKDPFLTLCLSICLLSLGGLPPLAGFFGKLYLFWAGWQAGAYTLVLVGLVTSVISIYYYVRVVKTIVVKEPQEMSVSVQNYPETNWQEEGMQALRVGMVLTLVATIFAGILSNPLFTLSTQAVEESPFLGFPTAQAPFSEAARLQAVVDFKDPSS, encoded by the coding sequence ATGGATATCTTTGCCCCAACCGCCAATCTGAATGCTGGCGCCATTTGGCCAGAAGTGGTCGTCACCCTGACTCTACTGTTGGTGCTGGTGGTGGACTTGGTGGGCGGCTCGTCCGTTCGCAAAAGCCTGCCGGTTCTCTCGATCTTGGGCTTGGTCGGGGCTTGGGTAACCCTGGTTTTGCAGTGGCAGCACCCACAACCAGAAAGTTTTTTGGGTAGCTTTGCCGCGGATCCGATCAGCATTTTGTTCCGGAGCTTGGTGGTGGGTACAGCTCTGCTAACGGTGATGATGGCGGAGCGCTATATCGCCCAGTCGGGGGCTGCTACCGGCGAGTTTTATGTGCTGTTGCTCACCGCCACCGTGGGGGGCATGTTCCTCTCCGGCGCTACCGATTTAATTATGGTGTTTGTTGCCTTAGAAACTCTGGGCATCGCCAGCTATCTGATGGCCGGCTACACCAAAAAAGACCCTCGCTCCTCTGAGGCCGCCCTGAAGTATCTGTTGATCGGGGCCAGTAGCACGGCGATTTTTCTCTACGGCATGTCACTGCTGTACGGCCTGTCGGGTGGGCAAACCCATCTGGAGGCGATTGCGCTGCACATGGGGGATTCAGGCTTGGCGGGGATCATTGCTTTGGTGCTCTGCATCGGCGGCATCGGCTTTAAGTTGGCAGCCGTCCCTTTCCATCAGTGGACTCCCGATGTTTACGAGGGATCCCCAACTCCGGTAGTGGCATTCCTATCGGTGGGATCCAAGGCGGCAGGGTTTGCGCTGGCGGTACGGTTTTTGGCAACGGTGTTCCCGGCCATGACCGAAGAGTGGCACGCTGTGTTCTCAGTGCTGGCGATCTTGACCATGGTGCTGGGGAATGTGGTGGCGATTACCCAAACCCGCCTGAAGCGGCTCCTCGCCTATTCCTCAATTGGGCAAGCGGGCTTTGTCATGATTGGGCTAGTGGTGGGGACAGAGGCGGGCTACGCCAGCTTGATCTTCTACCTACTGGTGTATTTGGTCATGAACCTGGGGGCCTTCCTGTGCATTACCCTGTTCAGCCTCAAGACCGGCACCGACGAGATTAACGAGTATAGCGGCCTTTACCAGAAGGATCCCTTCCTGACCTTGTGCTTGAGCATTTGTTTGCTCTCGCTGGGTGGGCTCCCCCCTCTGGCGGGCTTTTTCGGCAAGCTGTATCTGTTCTGGGCCGGTTGGCAAGCGGGAGCCTATACCCTTGTGTTGGTGGGGTTGGTTACCAGTGTGATCTCCATCTACTACTACGTGCGGGTGGTGAAAACGATTGTGGTGAAAGAGCCCCAGGAGATGTCGGTTTCGGTGCAAAACTACCCGGAGACCAACTGGCAAGAGGAAGGCATGCAAGCTCTGCGGGTGGGTATGGTGTTGACTCTGGTGGCGACCATCTTTGCCGGGATCCTCTCCAACCCCTTGTTTACCCTCTCCACCCAGGCGGTGGAGGAGAGCCCGTTCTTGGGCTTCCCGACGGCGCAAGCCCCCTTTTCAGAGGCGGCCCGTCTTCAGGCGGTAGTGGATTTCAAGGATCCATCAAGCTAA
- a CDS encoding S1C family serine protease, with protein sequence MSKSVLSSPVSLRFSRWFSVGLLTLGLLGLRVDANPIEVLPTQFNREEQTSIDVYQAASPAVVTIGNGRGTGSGTFIRPEGLILTNEHVVRGSRNGQVQVRTADGSTYTGDVIAVDRLNDLALVRLRDTGGATFPTVPLASESGIRVGQQVYAIGSPFGLSGTLTTGILSRIAPNGDLQTDAAINPGNSGGPLLNSRGELIGVNKAILTSGRGNLGIGFATSATVAQAFIAQNLNNAPLVASQPTGPRLGVAVDPQTLVIQEVQTGSLASRIGLQPGDRLVGLNGRRLANLEQLLDYLDTRPRSARLTIGRGRQLAEIPVQF encoded by the coding sequence ATGAGCAAGAGCGTTCTTTCCTCCCCTGTTTCTCTTCGCTTTTCCCGCTGGTTCTCGGTGGGTTTGCTCACCCTCGGCCTGCTGGGGCTACGGGTTGATGCCAATCCGATCGAAGTGTTGCCCACCCAATTTAACCGCGAAGAACAGACCAGCATCGATGTTTACCAGGCAGCCAGTCCGGCAGTGGTGACCATTGGCAACGGTCGTGGCACTGGATCGGGCACGTTTATCCGTCCTGAGGGCTTAATCCTGACCAATGAACATGTGGTGAGAGGATCCCGCAATGGGCAGGTACAGGTGCGCACAGCCGACGGGTCTACCTACACAGGTGATGTAATCGCGGTGGATCGGCTCAATGACTTGGCTCTGGTGCGCTTGCGGGACACGGGCGGCGCGACTTTTCCCACGGTGCCCTTGGCTTCAGAGTCTGGCATTCGCGTTGGCCAGCAGGTGTATGCCATTGGTAGCCCTTTCGGCCTATCAGGAACCCTGACTACCGGCATTCTCAGCCGCATTGCCCCCAATGGCGATTTGCAAACGGATGCCGCCATTAACCCCGGCAACTCCGGCGGGCCTTTGCTGAACTCCCGTGGCGAATTGATCGGTGTCAACAAGGCGATTCTTACCTCTGGACGGGGAAATCTGGGAATTGGCTTTGCCACCAGTGCTACCGTTGCACAAGCCTTCATTGCCCAAAACCTGAACAATGCTCCCCTGGTTGCTAGCCAGCCAACCGGGCCGCGCTTGGGGGTGGCGGTAGATCCCCAAACACTGGTGATCCAAGAGGTACAAACGGGATCCCTGGCCAGCCGAATCGGCCTACAACCGGGGGATCGCCTGGTGGGGCTGAATGGTCGCCGTTTGGCCAATTTGGAACAGTTGCTGGATTATCTGGATACTCGACCTCGATCGGCTCGGCTGACGATTGGGCGTGGGCGGCAACTGGCGGAGATCCCAGTGCAGTTTTGA
- a CDS encoding anti-sigma factor family protein: MNMFRGNFNPNRGDPPLDSPPELPAVDKRFEQLSAYLDGELSTQEARQVEDWLATDAQGRQLYSQLAALQAGLANLEVPTMDSTETEMLISRVFDKLDQAPVVHLGWGSRQRRRHNPWGQVAAALLVLAGAGWAGWRWYHPQPLVSLEEPPVRVAIVPASARVAQRYLFEPGYKQDAYSILFEVASTGGAEVP, encoded by the coding sequence ATGAACATGTTTCGCGGCAACTTTAACCCTAACCGGGGGGATCCCCCGCTTGATTCGCCCCCAGAGTTACCGGCAGTGGACAAACGCTTTGAGCAGTTGAGCGCCTATCTGGATGGGGAATTGTCGACCCAAGAGGCTCGACAGGTGGAGGATTGGCTGGCAACCGATGCACAAGGGCGGCAACTGTATAGCCAGCTGGCCGCTTTGCAGGCGGGGTTGGCTAACCTGGAAGTGCCGACGATGGACAGCACCGAAACGGAGATGCTGATCAGCCGCGTTTTCGACAAATTGGATCAGGCTCCGGTGGTTCATCTGGGCTGGGGATCCCGGCAGCGGCGGCGTCATAACCCTTGGGGCCAAGTGGCAGCAGCCCTGCTGGTATTGGCAGGGGCGGGCTGGGCGGGTTGGCGTTGGTACCACCCACAGCCGTTGGTATCGCTGGAGGAGCCGCCGGTGCGGGTGGCGATTGTGCCGGCTTCTGCCCGGGTGGCGCAACGCTACCTCTTCGAGCCGGGGTATAAGCAAGACGCTTACTCGATTTTGTTTGAAGTGGCTTCCACAGGTGGAGCTGAGGTGCCCTAA
- a CDS encoding DUF3181 family protein yields MATMPSNLEIEQLAATIGAEVYMDVARWHLYLRDANLHILLAERLAPQVMAGKVDEAAVTQVLQGIPVKLGGGRKELPLADLLPMQSLLNLLDVLEDFSRKWAQ; encoded by the coding sequence ATGGCCACAATGCCCAGCAACCTAGAAATTGAGCAATTGGCTGCCACCATTGGCGCAGAAGTTTACATGGATGTAGCCCGCTGGCACCTCTACCTGCGGGATGCCAATTTGCACATACTTTTGGCAGAACGGCTGGCTCCACAGGTGATGGCCGGTAAGGTAGATGAGGCAGCTGTGACCCAGGTATTGCAAGGGATCCCAGTGAAGCTGGGGGGTGGGCGTAAAGAATTGCCTCTAGCGGATCTGCTGCCGATGCAAAGTCTACTCAACTTGCTGGATGTGCTGGAGGACTTTAGCCGCAAATGGGCCCAATGA
- a CDS encoding ABC transporter substrate-binding protein, translating into MWLRLGLTLLLALGLALLAVLLTPYSAHAARGPLYRLGRPEGAVSIVAWAGYIERGETDPAYDWVTGFEQETGCKVSVKVAATSDEMVALMNEGGFDLVTASGDATLRLIKGERVQQINPRLIPSWDTIDPRLQNAPWHTVEGKHYGVPYQWGSNVLMYNTQAFREPPTSWDVVFEEKMLADGKSNKGRIQAYDGPIYIADAALYLKAHRPELGITDPYELTREQFDAALDLLRQQRQLIGRYWHDAAVQVDDFVNEGVVASGSWPFQVNLLQYEGQPIASVIPEEGATGWSDTTMLSSTAKHPNCAYLWMEHSLNPKVQGDLAAWFGSVPVVPAACQASELLGPEGCQTNGIDNFEKISFWKTPVADCGDGRMDCVPYYEWVTNYIGVIGGR; encoded by the coding sequence CTGTGGTTACGCCTGGGGTTAACCCTCCTGCTCGCGCTGGGCTTGGCTCTGCTGGCCGTGTTGCTCACCCCCTATTCCGCTCATGCAGCCCGTGGTCCCCTGTATCGATTGGGCCGTCCAGAAGGAGCTGTTTCGATTGTGGCGTGGGCGGGCTATATCGAACGGGGCGAAACGGATCCCGCCTACGACTGGGTGACCGGCTTTGAGCAAGAGACCGGCTGTAAGGTCAGCGTTAAAGTGGCGGCAACCTCCGATGAGATGGTGGCCCTGATGAACGAGGGGGGCTTTGACCTGGTGACCGCCTCTGGGGATGCCACCCTGCGGCTGATCAAAGGGGAACGGGTGCAACAAATCAATCCGCGCCTCATCCCCAGTTGGGACACGATTGACCCACGCCTGCAGAATGCCCCCTGGCATACCGTGGAGGGCAAACACTACGGTGTTCCCTACCAATGGGGATCCAATGTGCTGATGTACAATACGCAAGCCTTTCGAGAACCGCCCACCAGTTGGGATGTGGTGTTTGAAGAGAAAATGCTGGCGGATGGCAAATCCAACAAAGGTCGCATTCAAGCCTACGACGGGCCGATTTATATTGCCGATGCCGCCCTTTACCTGAAGGCCCACCGACCGGAGCTGGGCATCACGGATCCCTACGAGCTGACCCGCGAGCAATTTGATGCCGCCCTGGATCTGTTACGGCAACAACGGCAACTGATTGGTCGCTACTGGCACGACGCGGCGGTGCAGGTGGACGACTTTGTCAACGAAGGGGTAGTGGCCTCTGGGTCTTGGCCCTTCCAGGTGAACCTGTTGCAGTACGAGGGACAGCCCATTGCTAGCGTGATTCCGGAAGAGGGAGCCACCGGTTGGTCAGATACCACCATGCTCAGCTCTACGGCCAAACATCCCAACTGCGCCTACCTGTGGATGGAGCATTCCTTAAACCCGAAAGTGCAGGGGGATTTGGCGGCTTGGTTTGGTTCGGTGCCGGTGGTGCCTGCGGCTTGTCAGGCGAGCGAGCTACTAGGGCCGGAGGGATGCCAAACCAATGGCATTGATAACTTTGAAAAAATCTCTTTTTGGAAAACTCCAGTGGCCGACTGTGGCGATGGCCGGATGGACTGTGTGCCCTACTACGAATGGGTCACCAACTACATCGGCGTGATTGGGGGGCGCTGA
- the phnD gene encoding phosphate/phosphite/phosphonate ABC transporter substrate-binding protein: MLASHSVTRLLSKSLALAALIAVMVGYQSAQAQSCPRPAGMDERYCDADGDLVADTPTDPAQIVNPDTLLISYTSSEDPAVYSETWQEFTDYLKQVTGREVQFVPVDSEAAQTEALRAGRLHIMGTCTGCTPRAVNQAGYVPFAIFAQEDGSFGYEMEVITRIDSDLEKLEDIKGRRIAFTQPSSNSGYISARILIEAETGFKDGVDYEANFSGSHENSILGVYNEDYDAAPIANDVLNRMCIAGQVECNQFRTLYKSATFPSGPFGYAHNLDPDLQAKIREAFYTFDFTGTKLAEAFDRAAFVPITYKEDWEVIRLIQENAPPQ; this comes from the coding sequence ATGTTGGCGTCTCACTCTGTGACTCGTCTGTTATCCAAAAGCCTTGCCCTGGCTGCTCTAATCGCAGTGATGGTAGGCTACCAATCGGCACAGGCTCAATCTTGCCCTCGCCCGGCGGGCATGGATGAGCGCTACTGTGATGCCGATGGGGATCTGGTGGCGGATACTCCGACGGATCCCGCTCAAATTGTTAATCCTGACACCTTGCTCATCTCCTACACCTCTTCCGAGGATCCCGCTGTTTATTCAGAAACTTGGCAGGAGTTCACCGACTACCTCAAGCAAGTGACTGGCAGAGAGGTGCAATTTGTACCCGTGGATTCCGAGGCCGCCCAAACAGAGGCATTGCGGGCTGGACGCCTGCACATTATGGGCACTTGCACTGGCTGTACCCCTCGCGCTGTCAACCAAGCAGGCTATGTGCCCTTCGCCATTTTTGCTCAGGAAGACGGCAGCTTTGGCTACGAAATGGAAGTGATCACTCGCATCGACAGTGACCTGGAAAAACTGGAAGACATCAAAGGCCGACGCATTGCCTTCACCCAGCCCTCTTCCAATTCCGGCTACATCAGCGCGCGCATTTTGATCGAGGCAGAAACTGGTTTTAAGGATGGTGTGGACTACGAAGCCAACTTCTCCGGTAGCCACGAAAACTCGATTTTAGGTGTGTACAACGAAGACTACGATGCAGCCCCCATTGCCAATGATGTGCTGAACCGCATGTGCATCGCCGGACAAGTGGAGTGTAATCAGTTCCGCACGCTCTATAAATCTGCGACCTTCCCCAGCGGCCCCTTTGGCTACGCTCACAATTTGGATCCGGATCTGCAAGCGAAAATCCGTGAAGCATTCTATACATTTGACTTTACGGGAACCAAATTGGCTGAGGCCTTTGACCGCGCTGCTTTTGTCCCCATTACCTACAAGGAAGATTGGGAAGTGATTCGCTTGATTCAGGAAAATGCCCCGCCCCAATAG
- the phnC gene encoding phosphonate ABC transporter ATP-binding protein — protein MLRIDSLSKRYPTGDMALKGVTLEVPDGQVMALIGPSGAGKSTLIRCINRLVEPTSGSVWLNRVDLTRLNTRELRQARRKIGMIFQEYALVERLTVMENILSGQLGYVNFWQSWFRKFPQATLDEAFRLLDRVGLSDFPDKRADALSGGQRQRVGIARALLQNPELLLVDEPTASLDPKTSRQIMRLINELAAERGLSVIINIHDVPLAQMFAQRIVGLRFGEVVYDGPPNRLTPSVLNEIYGEEDWNASGPAQDLEEAESVSAGVAAH, from the coding sequence ATGCTACGTATCGACTCCCTCAGCAAACGTTACCCCACAGGCGATATGGCCTTGAAGGGTGTGACCCTAGAGGTGCCGGATGGTCAGGTGATGGCCTTAATTGGCCCTTCGGGAGCCGGGAAAAGCACCCTGATTCGTTGCATCAACCGCTTGGTGGAACCCACCAGTGGTAGCGTTTGGCTCAATCGAGTGGATCTGACCCGCTTGAACACCCGTGAGTTGCGGCAAGCGCGGCGCAAAATCGGCATGATCTTCCAGGAATATGCTTTGGTGGAACGCCTGACCGTAATGGAAAACATTCTTTCCGGGCAACTGGGCTACGTCAATTTCTGGCAAAGTTGGTTCCGCAAGTTTCCTCAGGCCACCCTTGATGAAGCATTCCGGCTGTTGGATCGGGTCGGTCTGTCGGACTTTCCTGATAAGCGAGCCGATGCCTTATCCGGTGGACAACGGCAACGGGTGGGGATCGCCCGGGCGCTGCTGCAAAACCCAGAACTGCTCTTGGTGGATGAGCCAACCGCCAGTTTGGATCCGAAAACCTCCCGTCAAATCATGCGCTTGATCAATGAGCTGGCTGCTGAGCGGGGCCTGTCGGTGATCATCAACATTCACGATGTGCCCTTGGCGCAGATGTTTGCCCAGCGGATCGTCGGCTTGCGCTTCGGAGAAGTGGTTTATGATGGCCCGCCCAATCGCCTCACCCCCAGTGTCTTGAATGAAATCTACGGCGAAGAAGACTGGAATGCTTCTGGCCCCGCCCAAGACTTGGAAGAGGCTGAATCCGTTTCGGCAGGGGTGGCAGCCCATTAA
- the phnE gene encoding phosphonate ABC transporter, permease protein PhnE: MPVLESNGMKTWQWRNQKQTLIEYAFWLLLLLVMFACAKFIAERTTWSFVLDAPRQGGEMLARGIPPRWDYMSQLWRPLWDTLTIATLGTVLSFVISVPVAFLAARNTTPHLLVRYIALFIIVGTRSVNSLIWALILVIILGPGVLAGTLAIALRSVGFMGKLIYEGIEEINEEPVEAIRSTGASGAQVLSYAIWPQVITNILGVTVYRWDINLRESTVVGLVGAGGIGLQLDASINTLRWNQVSLILLVIFVSVFISEWISAKARQALT, encoded by the coding sequence ATGCCTGTTCTAGAAAGCAATGGGATGAAAACCTGGCAGTGGCGCAATCAAAAGCAAACCTTGATTGAATACGCTTTCTGGTTGCTGCTGCTGTTGGTGATGTTTGCCTGTGCCAAGTTCATTGCCGAGCGAACCACCTGGAGCTTTGTCTTGGATGCACCGCGCCAGGGGGGAGAAATGCTCGCACGGGGGATCCCACCCCGTTGGGATTATATGTCGCAGCTTTGGCGGCCCCTTTGGGATACTCTCACCATCGCCACGTTGGGTACGGTTCTTTCCTTTGTGATTTCGGTGCCGGTGGCGTTTTTAGCGGCTCGCAATACCACCCCTCATCTACTGGTTCGCTACATCGCCCTGTTCATCATTGTGGGTACTCGTTCGGTGAACTCCCTAATCTGGGCTTTGATCCTGGTGATCATCCTTGGACCGGGGGTCTTGGCGGGAACCTTAGCCATTGCCCTGCGCTCGGTTGGCTTTATGGGCAAGCTGATCTATGAAGGCATCGAGGAAATCAACGAGGAGCCTGTGGAAGCAATTCGCTCGACGGGGGCCAGTGGGGCTCAGGTGCTGAGCTACGCCATCTGGCCACAGGTGATCACCAATATCCTCGGGGTAACGGTTTACCGTTGGGACATCAATTTGCGCGAGTCCACGGTGGTGGGTCTGGTGGGTGCGGGTGGCATTGGCCTACAGCTGGATGCTTCCATCAACACCCTGCGCTGGAATCAGGTGAGTCTGATCCTGCTGGTGATCTTTGTTTCTGTGTTCATCAGCGAGTGGATTTCCGCTAAGGCCCGGCAAGCCCTGACTTAG
- a CDS encoding alanyl-tRNA editing protein has protein sequence MTASLMTEELFRADAYLTTCQAKVIALVDTGIQLDRTVFYPTGGGQPGDTGSLITADGRVISIVDTQKGETGIVHVPAEGSPSLNIGDEVTARIDWERRYRHMRMHTPLHLLCAVVEGGVTGGQVGESKSRLDFDIPGDKPDKETLTARLNELVQGNHGVQPRWVSDEELAANPNLVRTMSVKPPTGQGRVRLLDIEGVDLQPCGGTHVRATGEIGQLLVSKIESKGKQNRRIVVSLMDP, from the coding sequence ATGACTGCATCTCTCATGACGGAAGAACTGTTTCGGGCGGATGCCTATCTCACTACCTGCCAAGCTAAGGTGATCGCCCTTGTGGATACTGGGATCCAGTTGGATCGAACGGTCTTTTACCCCACAGGGGGCGGGCAGCCCGGAGATACGGGATCCCTGATCACAGCCGATGGTCGCGTCATCTCGATTGTCGATACTCAAAAGGGGGAAACAGGCATTGTCCATGTCCCAGCTGAGGGATCCCCGTCCCTGAACATTGGGGATGAAGTCACCGCTCGCATTGACTGGGAACGCCGCTATCGCCACATGCGCATGCACACGCCTCTACACCTGCTCTGTGCGGTGGTAGAGGGTGGAGTGACGGGGGGACAAGTGGGGGAAAGCAAGAGCCGCTTGGACTTCGATATCCCTGGAGACAAACCCGACAAGGAAACCCTGACAGCCCGCCTGAATGAACTGGTGCAGGGGAATCATGGGGTGCAGCCCCGCTGGGTGAGCGATGAAGAGCTAGCGGCCAATCCTAATTTGGTGCGCACCATGTCGGTTAAGCCGCCGACGGGACAAGGGCGGGTACGCTTGCTGGACATTGAAGGGGTAGATTTGCAACCCTGTGGCGGCACTCACGTGCGGGCAACCGGGGAAATTGGCCAGTTGCTGGTGAGCAAGATTGAAAGCAAAGGCAAACAGAATCGCCGTATTGTGGTTAGCTTGATGGATCCTTGA
- a CDS encoding photosystem I assembly protein Ycf4 has translation MSTTVPETRSADVLRYTVIGSRRASVYFWAVALTGGGLGFTLAGLSSYFHQNLLPFSDPAALVFIPQGIAMLFYGVLGSLAGLYQWLSLYWNLGGGYNEFDRQAQKVTLVRQGFPGKNREVRLEYDFADVQSLRVELREGLNPRRAIYLRVKGRGDIPLTGVGQPPPLAEIENQAAEIARFLNVNLEGI, from the coding sequence GTGTCCACAACTGTTCCCGAAACCCGTTCTGCTGATGTGCTGCGTTACACCGTAATCGGATCGCGGCGGGCCAGCGTTTATTTTTGGGCAGTGGCCTTGACGGGGGGTGGGTTGGGCTTCACCTTGGCAGGACTCTCCAGTTATTTTCACCAAAACCTGCTGCCGTTTTCGGATCCAGCGGCCTTGGTGTTCATTCCCCAGGGCATTGCCATGCTTTTTTACGGGGTGCTCGGATCCCTGGCGGGGCTGTACCAATGGTTGAGTTTGTACTGGAACCTGGGGGGCGGCTACAACGAATTCGACCGTCAGGCCCAAAAGGTAACCTTGGTGCGGCAAGGCTTTCCGGGAAAAAACCGTGAGGTGCGCCTAGAGTATGATTTTGCCGATGTGCAGAGCCTGCGGGTGGAACTGAGGGAAGGACTCAACCCCCGTCGGGCCATCTACTTGCGGGTGAAAGGGCGTGGGGATATCCCCCTCACGGGAGTGGGTCAGCCACCCCCCCTAGCCGAGATCGAAAACCAAGCGGCAGAAATCGCCCGCTTCCTCAATGTCAACCTAGAAGGCATCTAG
- the phnE gene encoding phosphonate ABC transporter, permease protein PhnE codes for MAQATTLSGRKWSPPPLIKNPWVRWGLIVGGILYLIFALSTLNFDAARVSRGLERSGRLLLAFLQPDFTTRGNLIFTGMMESVTMAAISTVAGFIVAVPVGFGAARNLVPVPVYLFCRGLIALSRTFQEVIIAILFVVMFGFGPFAGVLTLTFGSVGFFSKLLAEDIEEIDAVQVEAIRSTGASWLQMVSYAVVPQVLPRMIGLTLYRFDINIREAAILGIVGAGGIGSTLNTSLRRYDYDTASAIILMIIALVMVVELSSGWIRKRVQ; via the coding sequence ATGGCACAGGCAACAACACTGAGCGGGCGGAAGTGGTCACCGCCACCTCTGATTAAGAATCCCTGGGTTCGTTGGGGACTGATTGTGGGGGGCATCCTCTACCTGATCTTTGCTCTTTCTACCCTCAACTTCGATGCAGCCCGAGTATCGCGCGGCCTTGAGCGCAGCGGTCGTCTGCTGTTGGCCTTTTTGCAGCCCGATTTCACCACCCGTGGCAACCTGATCTTCACCGGCATGATGGAAAGTGTGACCATGGCCGCCATTTCTACGGTGGCGGGGTTCATCGTCGCGGTTCCGGTGGGGTTTGGTGCTGCCCGCAACTTGGTGCCGGTGCCGGTCTATCTATTTTGCCGTGGCCTGATTGCCCTGTCCCGCACTTTTCAAGAGGTGATCATTGCCATTCTGTTTGTGGTCATGTTTGGTTTTGGGCCTTTTGCTGGGGTGCTCACCCTCACCTTTGGCAGTGTGGGCTTTTTCAGCAAGCTGCTGGCGGAAGACATCGAAGAAATTGATGCGGTACAGGTGGAAGCCATTCGTTCTACGGGAGCCTCCTGGCTACAAATGGTCAGCTACGCTGTCGTGCCGCAGGTGTTGCCCCGCATGATCGGCCTGACCCTATATCGCTTCGACATCAACATTCGTGAGGCGGCCATTCTGGGGATTGTTGGAGCGGGTGGGATTGGCTCTACCCTGAATACTTCCCTCCGTCGCTACGACTACGACACCGCCTCGGCCATCATCCTCATGATTATTGCCTTGGTGATGGTGGTGGAATTGAGTTCCGGTTGGATTCGCAAGAGGGTGCAATAA
- a CDS encoding S-layer homology domain-containing protein, with product MLNHLLDYQPSRFQRKGCRWLRLSGVLSLIGLLSACQGTEWGEQLGRVVQPAVPAASPATSTPQLSSSPTPLPSPGLSSPQPTGVATVSPSPPLSPESSGRFVDLEAGSLVARSVNRLDQLGVFADLTGNEFQPQRSIRRGEFARWLVLANNAIHADEPSRQIRLGSASERPIFLDVPEEDPHFRYIQALGAAGLIDGDAHQEFRPNSLLSRAELIRMKAPLDLPPGQVKGSRQELEEGWGFTDVAQIPAEAVAPLVADRSLNNASTVLRTFGPIRTFNPFEPVSRGEAAIALSAFGERTAQDAVLQTPAPSLPDPTPEQESPESSESESEPEPSPPPAEPEQTADPEPDPSPDPTPAERATNPARPSPPEAAPGEIITPSESQP from the coding sequence GTGTTAAACCATCTGTTAGATTATCAGCCCAGCCGATTTCAACGTAAGGGCTGCCGCTGGCTCCGGCTCAGTGGTGTGCTCTCCCTAATCGGTCTGCTATCGGCCTGTCAGGGTACCGAGTGGGGAGAGCAACTGGGGCGGGTGGTTCAGCCGGCCGTGCCAGCGGCATCTCCTGCGACCTCAACACCTCAACTCTCGTCCAGCCCAACCCCACTTCCTTCTCCTGGCCTGTCCAGCCCTCAGCCCACTGGGGTGGCCACAGTCTCCCCCTCCCCTCCCCTCTCCCCAGAAAGCAGCGGTCGTTTTGTCGATCTGGAGGCGGGATCCTTGGTGGCCCGTTCCGTGAACAGGTTGGATCAATTGGGGGTGTTTGCCGATCTGACTGGCAACGAATTTCAGCCACAGCGCAGCATCCGTCGCGGCGAATTTGCCCGCTGGTTGGTGCTGGCCAACAATGCCATTCATGCCGATGAGCCGAGCCGCCAGATCCGTCTCGGATCCGCATCAGAGCGCCCGATCTTTTTGGATGTTCCGGAAGAGGATCCCCATTTTCGCTACATTCAAGCCCTAGGAGCCGCTGGCTTGATCGACGGCGATGCCCATCAGGAGTTTCGCCCCAATAGTCTGTTGTCGCGGGCTGAGCTGATCCGCATGAAGGCACCCCTGGATCTGCCCCCCGGCCAGGTGAAGGGATCCCGGCAGGAATTGGAAGAAGGGTGGGGTTTTACGGATGTCGCCCAAATCCCTGCCGAAGCCGTTGCCCCCTTGGTGGCGGATCGCAGCCTCAACAATGCCTCGACAGTGTTGCGCACCTTTGGCCCGATTCGCACCTTCAACCCCTTCGAGCCGGTCAGCCGGGGAGAAGCAGCCATTGCTCTGTCGGCCTTTGGGGAACGAACTGCTCAAGACGCCGTACTGCAGACCCCAGCCCCCTCCTTGCCAGATCCCACTCCCGAGCAAGAATCGCCAGAATCCTCAGAATCCGAGTCAGAACCCGAGCCCTCCCCCCCTCCAGCAGAGCCGGAGCAGACGGCTGACCCTGAGCCTGACCCAAGCCCGGATCCCACCCCTGCAGAACGGGCGACAAACCCGGCGCGTCCTAGCCCTCCAGAAGCGGCTCCAGGGGAAATCATCACCCCCAGTGAATCCCAACCTTAG